Proteins encoded in a region of the Limnothrix sp. FACHB-406 genome:
- the folP gene encoding dihydropteroate synthase: MDVPLSSCALTPWILRDRPWTWGDRTYLMGVLNVTPDSFSDGGQFDQLETAIAQAHQLAADGADWLDIGGESTRPDAQPVSAQEEIDRVVPVIAALRRGWRDFAPLDLPISIDTTKAIVARAAIVAGADVVNDVSGGLYDPELLPTVATLGVPVILMHLRGTPQTMQQLTDYSDFAGQGGSGELPGQHLPDVVIAVRSSLAERVAAAIEAGIPAAQIAIDPGIGFAKTAEQNLALLRHLPSLRSLGHPLLVGPSRKSFIGKILEQPDPKQRVWGTGAACAACVAGGADWVRVHDIQQMRDVVRVADAIWRGWQLGEG; this comes from the coding sequence ATGGATGTGCCCTTGTCTTCCTGTGCTTTGACCCCTTGGATTTTGCGCGATCGCCCTTGGACTTGGGGCGATCGCACCTATTTGATGGGGGTGCTGAATGTCACGCCCGACAGTTTTAGCGATGGGGGGCAATTTGACCAACTGGAAACGGCGATCGCCCAGGCCCACCAACTGGCGGCTGACGGGGCCGATTGGTTAGACATTGGCGGAGAATCGACGCGCCCCGATGCCCAGCCGGTTTCTGCCCAGGAAGAGATCGATCGGGTTGTGCCGGTAATTGCGGCCCTGCGGCGGGGGTGGCGGGACTTTGCGCCGTTGGATTTGCCCATTTCGATCGACACAACCAAAGCGATCGTGGCCCGCGCGGCGATCGTGGCGGGAGCCGATGTGGTGAATGATGTGTCTGGGGGCTTGTATGACCCGGAACTGCTGCCCACGGTGGCAACCTTGGGTGTGCCGGTGATTTTGATGCATTTGCGCGGCACACCTCAAACCATGCAGCAGCTTACGGATTACAGTGATTTTGCGGGCCAGGGTGGGTCGGGTGAGTTGCCTGGTCAACACTTGCCCGATGTGGTGATTGCCGTGCGATCGAGCTTGGCGGAACGGGTGGCGGCGGCGATCGAGGCGGGGATTCCGGCGGCCCAAATTGCGATCGATCCGGGCATTGGCTTTGCCAAAACCGCTGAACAAAACCTTGCCCTCCTGCGGCATTTACCCAGCTTGCGATCGCTCGGTCACCCCCTTTTGGTGGGCCCCTCCCGCAAGAGCTTCATTGGCAAAATTCTGGAGCAACCGGATCCGAAACAGCGGGTTTGGGGAACCGGGGCGGCCTGTGCGGCCTGTGTGGCTGGCGGGGCCGACTGGGTGCGGGTGCATGATATTCAGCAAATGCGCGACGTGGTGCGAGTGGCAGACGCGATATGGCGTGGGTGGCAATTGGGCGAGGGATAG
- the upp gene encoding uracil phosphoribosyltransferase has protein sequence MPLQLRVYVPPHALIQHWLGVVRDAQTPPTLFRSALTELGRWLAYEAVREWLPTETAEVETPLGTCPATFISPATPMAVVPILRAGLALMEGILPVVPLASVYHLGLVRNEETLEPSCYLNRLPAQFPAEARVLISEPMLATGGSIEAAMKELTQRGLTPEQIRIISIVAAPPALQRLNQQFPGLVIYTAAIDESVNDHGWIVPGLGDAGDRAFGTF, from the coding sequence ATGCCGTTGCAACTTCGCGTTTACGTGCCACCCCATGCCCTCATTCAGCATTGGCTGGGTGTGGTGCGCGATGCCCAAACGCCGCCGACTTTGTTTCGCAGTGCGCTGACGGAGTTGGGGCGTTGGCTGGCCTATGAAGCGGTGCGCGAATGGTTGCCCACGGAAACGGCAGAGGTGGAAACGCCTTTGGGAACTTGTCCGGCAACGTTTATTTCGCCCGCCACTCCGATGGCTGTGGTGCCAATTTTGCGAGCAGGGTTGGCGTTGATGGAAGGAATTTTGCCCGTAGTGCCCTTGGCCAGTGTTTATCACTTGGGTTTGGTGCGCAATGAAGAAACCCTGGAGCCATCCTGCTATCTCAATCGGTTACCGGCCCAGTTTCCGGCGGAGGCGCGGGTGCTGATCTCAGAGCCGATGTTGGCAACGGGTGGGTCGATCGAGGCGGCCATGAAGGAATTGACCCAACGGGGCCTCACGCCGGAGCAAATTCGGATTATTTCGATCGTGGCGGCTCCTCCGGCCTTGCAACGTCTGAATCAGCAATTCCCAGGCTTGGTGATTTACACGGCGGCGATCGATGAGTCCGTGAATGATCACGGCTGGATTGTGCCTGGGTTGGGCGATGCGGGCGATCGCGCCTTTGGAACCTTCTAG
- the crtH gene encoding carotenoid isomerase, with product MTAVDKPSIAPTTTALQTDPLPRDWDAIVIGSGIGGLVTATQLAAKGAKVLVLERYLIPGGSAGYFEREGYRFDVGASMIFGFGQQGTTNLLTRALAAVGQTIETIPDPVQIHYHLPNQLEVKVHRDYEQFLQELGDRFPHERQGIRQFYDECWTIFNCLNAMELLSLEELRYLMRVFFQNPLACLGLVKYLPQNVGAIARRYISDPELLKFIDIECYCWSVVPADLTPAINAGMVFSDRHYGGINYPKGGVGQIAQKLVDGLETHGGRIQYKARVTQIVTEGGRAVGVKLASGELLRAKRVISNATRWDTFGQLLDRDQPLDEDRWQERYQKSPSFLSVHMGVRADALPAGTDCHHILVKDWEQMEAAYGTVFVSIPTLLDPDLAPPNHHILHVFTPCWISDWLNLSPEDYQAQKEQRAQELCDRLAPIVPQLDAAIDYIEIGTPRTHRRFLGRVDGSYGPIPRRKLPGLLTMPFNRTAVKNLYCVGDSTFPGQGLNAVAFSGFACAHRVAADLGLV from the coding sequence ATGACCGCCGTGGATAAGCCCTCGATCGCCCCGACCACCACCGCCCTGCAAACCGACCCATTGCCCCGTGATTGGGATGCGATCGTCATTGGTTCCGGTATTGGCGGATTGGTCACGGCCACCCAATTGGCTGCTAAGGGAGCCAAGGTGCTGGTGTTAGAGCGCTACCTCATCCCTGGCGGCAGTGCTGGCTATTTTGAGCGCGAGGGCTACCGCTTCGACGTGGGCGCATCGATGATTTTTGGCTTTGGGCAACAGGGCACAACCAACTTGCTAACCCGCGCTCTGGCAGCGGTGGGCCAAACGATCGAAACCATTCCTGACCCCGTGCAAATTCACTATCACCTTCCCAACCAGTTGGAAGTGAAAGTGCATCGGGACTACGAACAGTTTTTGCAGGAATTGGGCGATCGATTCCCCCACGAGCGCCAAGGCATTCGCCAGTTTTATGACGAGTGCTGGACGATCTTTAACTGTCTGAATGCGATGGAGCTGCTGTCGCTCGAAGAACTGCGCTACCTCATGCGGGTCTTTTTCCAAAATCCGTTGGCCTGTTTGGGCTTGGTGAAATATTTACCCCAAAATGTCGGGGCGATCGCCCGACGCTACATCAGCGATCCGGAACTACTGAAATTCATTGATATCGAATGCTACTGCTGGTCAGTGGTTCCGGCGGATCTCACCCCAGCCATCAACGCAGGCATGGTTTTCAGCGATCGCCACTACGGCGGCATTAACTATCCCAAAGGCGGCGTGGGTCAAATTGCCCAAAAGCTGGTGGATGGGCTGGAGACCCACGGCGGCCGAATTCAATACAAAGCACGGGTGACCCAAATCGTGACGGAAGGAGGCCGCGCCGTGGGTGTGAAGCTCGCTTCGGGCGAACTGTTGCGGGCCAAACGGGTGATTTCCAATGCCACCCGCTGGGATACCTTCGGCCAACTGCTCGATCGGGATCAACCCCTGGACGAAGATCGTTGGCAAGAGCGCTATCAAAAATCCCCCAGCTTCCTCAGCGTCCACATGGGTGTGCGCGCCGATGCCCTGCCCGCTGGCACAGACTGCCACCACATCCTAGTCAAGGATTGGGAACAGATGGAAGCCGCCTACGGCACGGTGTTTGTATCAATTCCCACCCTGCTTGATCCAGACTTGGCCCCGCCCAATCACCACATCCTGCATGTGTTTACCCCTTGCTGGATCAGCGATTGGCTCAATCTCAGCCCCGAAGACTACCAAGCTCAAAAGGAACAAAGAGCACAAGAACTGTGCGATCGCCTCGCCCCGATCGTGCCCCAGTTAGACGCGGCGATCGACTACATCGAAATTGGCACTCCGCGCACCCACCGCCGCTTCCTGGGCCGAGTGGATGGTTCCTATGGGCCGATCCCCCGGCGCAAGCTTCCCGGCTTGCTCACCATGCCCTTTAACCGCACCGCCGTTAAAAATCTCTATTGCGTGGGCGACAGCACTTTTCCTGGCCAAGGCCTCAACGCGGTGGCTTTCTCCGGGTTCGCCTGTGCTCACCGAGTGGCGGCCGACCTGGGCTTGGTTTAA
- a CDS encoding Uma2 family endonuclease: MTISVAGNLPTLPQAGRSDQRLLMPGMSWQRYSHWLDHLGDESGLRLLYLDGILEVFMPSPEHELIKKAIARLLERYAEEVEIDLHAYGSTTFRQSSKAAGLEPDECYCVGILKTQPDFAVEVNLTSGGLDKLAIYRAIGVPEVLIWQDQQLTLYNLRGDEIQIADRSAFFPALEIAQLAQFVQPQNQPAAIKAFVNWVRSGTENPRAN; the protein is encoded by the coding sequence ATGACTATTTCGGTGGCCGGTAATTTACCTACTCTGCCCCAGGCTGGACGATCGGATCAGCGGTTGCTGATGCCGGGAATGAGCTGGCAGCGCTATAGCCATTGGCTCGATCATCTGGGGGATGAATCGGGCTTGCGGCTGTTGTATTTGGATGGGATTCTAGAAGTTTTTATGCCGTCGCCAGAGCATGAATTAATCAAAAAGGCGATCGCCCGATTGCTGGAACGCTATGCCGAAGAAGTGGAAATTGACCTTCATGCCTATGGTTCCACAACGTTTCGGCAATCATCGAAGGCGGCGGGCTTAGAACCCGATGAATGCTATTGCGTTGGGATCCTGAAAACCCAGCCGGATTTTGCGGTGGAGGTCAACTTAACCAGTGGTGGGCTAGACAAATTAGCGATCTATCGGGCGATCGGGGTGCCAGAGGTCTTGATTTGGCAAGATCAGCAACTCACGCTCTATAACCTGCGGGGGGATGAGATCCAAATTGCTGATCGCAGCGCATTTTTTCCCGCTTTGGAAATTGCGCAGTTGGCACAATTTGTTCAGCCCCAAAATCAACCGGCGGCGATTAAGGCCTTTGTGAATTGGGTGCGATCGGGAACTGAGAATCCAAGGGCAAATTAG
- a CDS encoding Uma2 family endonuclease — protein sequence MIPATQFIHDRPLEHPACTDAEFMALGRDGHRHEWVNGQLIDMGNSGAKHGYLAIILSAALFTVVAAQKLGALFDSSTAFKMKNGNKRSPDISFFAKERLQGLDDLPIGFLEGAPDLVVEILSPTNTIEEIDEKLIEYFENGARLIWVINPRQNHVLVYRSATEPDRLLKLTDQLDGEEIIPGFSLSVSQLFQSRSF from the coding sequence ATGATTCCTGCTACTCAATTCATTCACGATCGCCCTCTTGAACATCCCGCTTGCACTGATGCAGAATTTATGGCGTTGGGACGTGATGGCCATCGTCATGAATGGGTTAACGGACAGCTAATTGATATGGGTAATTCTGGTGCCAAGCATGGGTATTTAGCGATTATTTTGAGTGCGGCTTTGTTTACAGTAGTGGCGGCTCAAAAGTTGGGTGCGTTGTTTGATTCCAGCACTGCCTTCAAGATGAAAAATGGCAACAAGCGATCGCCCGATATTTCTTTCTTTGCCAAGGAGCGGCTTCAGGGATTGGATGACTTACCGATCGGGTTCTTGGAGGGTGCGCCGGATCTGGTGGTTGAAATTCTCTCGCCGACCAATACGATCGAGGAAATTGACGAAAAACTCATTGAATATTTTGAGAATGGTGCTCGGCTGATCTGGGTGATTAATCCGCGTCAAAATCATGTGTTGGTGTATCGATCGGCAACAGAACCCGATCGCCTTTTGAAATTGACTGATCAATTAGACGGCGAAGAAATCATCCCTGGGTTTTCGTTATCTGTTTCTCAGCTTTTTCAGTCCCGTTCTTTTTAG
- a CDS encoding HEPN domain-containing protein → MPSSSYRNFHQGKDRIDSLIQRAKSVENLQIQSDLACYICVRISGLIETTVQEFYIDYAESKAAPTVAKYVSHKLRRFQNPDMNSLKELAKEFSEEWSTELGSIDQEVQDAVTSIVKTRHSIAHGADQRITLGKVEAYYRQVIKVLLVIQQQCDITEG, encoded by the coding sequence ATGCCATCATCATCCTATCGAAACTTTCATCAAGGAAAAGATCGAATTGATTCGTTAATTCAACGAGCAAAGTCAGTTGAAAACTTACAAATTCAAAGCGATTTAGCCTGTTATATTTGTGTTCGCATATCAGGACTGATCGAGACAACTGTGCAGGAATTTTATATTGATTATGCAGAGTCAAAGGCAGCCCCTACCGTAGCGAAATATGTCAGCCATAAATTGAGGCGCTTCCAAAATCCTGACATGAATAGCTTAAAAGAATTAGCCAAGGAATTTAGTGAAGAGTGGAGTACAGAATTAGGAAGCATAGATCAAGAAGTTCAAGATGCAGTTACTAGCATTGTTAAAACTAGACATAGTATTGCTCATGGTGCTGATCAAAGAATCACCTTGGGAAAAGTTGAAGCATACTATCGGCAAGTAATAAAAGTTCTGCTAGTCATTCAACAACAATGCGATATTACTGAGGGCTGA
- a CDS encoding DUF262 domain-containing protein: MEANLVPSETASDDQVLEETSEAKSASSNGNSEADIEGDVDDGVPPTYYPITSYGADYPIDGLVKRLNRGDIIIPKFQRSYIWKIDQASRLIESFLLGLPVPGVFLAQENGTNKLIVIDGQQRLKSLQYFYNGQFPENPGSDRHIPFMLSGKISPHFLSKTYETLSAVDRRKLDDSIISATIVRQEGSMYESNEQASIYQIFERLNAGGSQLSSQEVRAAAYQGKLNELLSDLNGYEQWQKIFQGKKSAAIPDLSKRMKDQELILRFLALYFDLQNYKESMKDFLNSFMETHRSLDKGYTDFQMKVIFTRTVSLVYSSIGEKAFRPRHALHAAVFDAVMVALAKQLDKHPIQNLAALREAYENLLSSEEFQRVSIDSKQTTSSENVRKRIELANLAFENIP, encoded by the coding sequence ATGGAAGCTAATCTTGTTCCCTCAGAAACAGCATCAGATGATCAAGTTCTAGAAGAAACTTCCGAAGCTAAATCTGCCAGCTCAAATGGAAACTCAGAAGCTGACATAGAAGGTGATGTTGATGATGGAGTTCCTCCTACCTACTATCCAATAACTAGCTATGGCGCAGATTACCCTATTGATGGATTAGTCAAGAGGCTAAATCGAGGCGACATTATTATTCCAAAATTTCAGCGATCATATATTTGGAAAATCGATCAAGCTTCTCGATTGATCGAATCCTTTTTACTTGGACTTCCTGTTCCTGGAGTGTTTCTGGCTCAAGAGAACGGAACTAATAAGTTAATTGTTATTGATGGTCAGCAAAGACTAAAGAGCTTGCAATACTTTTACAATGGTCAGTTTCCTGAAAATCCTGGCTCTGACCGTCATATTCCTTTTATGCTATCGGGTAAAATTTCTCCTCACTTCTTGAGTAAGACTTACGAAACACTCAGTGCAGTTGATCGACGAAAGCTCGATGATTCAATTATTTCTGCCACCATTGTTCGACAAGAAGGAAGCATGTATGAAAGCAATGAACAGGCTAGTATCTACCAAATCTTTGAGCGACTAAATGCAGGGGGGAGTCAGCTATCTTCTCAAGAGGTTCGAGCTGCTGCCTATCAAGGAAAGCTTAATGAACTCCTATCCGATTTAAATGGATATGAGCAGTGGCAGAAAATTTTCCAAGGCAAAAAGTCAGCAGCTATCCCAGACTTAAGTAAAAGAATGAAAGATCAAGAATTGATTCTCCGATTCTTGGCACTATATTTTGATTTACAAAATTATAAAGAATCCATGAAAGACTTTCTAAACTCTTTTATGGAAACACATCGTTCTCTCGATAAAGGTTACACTGACTTTCAAATGAAGGTAATCTTTACAAGAACAGTAAGTTTGGTGTATTCCAGCATTGGAGAAAAAGCCTTTCGCCCTCGACATGCTCTTCATGCCGCTGTATTTGATGCAGTTATGGTTGCACTAGCAAAGCAACTCGATAAACATCCTATTCAGAATTTAGCGGCTTTGAGAGAGGCTTACGAGAATTTGTTGTCTAGTGAAGAGTTTCAGCGAGTCAGTATCGATTCCAAACAAACGACGAGTTCTGAAAATGTTCGTAAGCGAATTGAACTGGCAAATCTGGCTTTTGAGAATATTCCCTAG
- the leuS gene encoding leucine--tRNA ligase gives MDARYNPNEIEAKWQAVWAEQNADRTPDLADHSQEHKTFYALSMFPYPSGNLHMGHVRNYSITDAIARVRRMQGYQVLHPMGWDAFGLPAENAAIDRGVHPAIWTEQNIAQMKGQLQRLGLSYDWEREVATCRPDYYRWTQWIFLQFFAAGLAYQKEATVNWDPIDQTVLANEQVDSEGKSWRSGALVEKRLLRQWFFKITDYAEQLLTDLDKLTGWPERVKTMQANWIGKSTGALLDFPIVGNADLADTKITVFTTRPDTVYGVTYVVLAPEHPLVAQVTTADRRSAVEAFVQEISAQSEIDRTADDKPKRGIPTGGMALNPFTGEEIPIWIADYVLYEYGTGAVMGVPTHDQRDFQFAKNNGLPLKVVIVPEAGASAEAADLTAAYTETGLLVNSGQFDGTPSPEAKAKITEFAETQGWGKAKVQYRLRDWLISRQRYWGVPIPIVHCPNCGAVPVPDDQLPVALPSNVQFSGRGPSPLAKLDDWVNVPCPTCGTPAKRETDTMDTFIDSSWYFLRYPDARNESAAFDPAKTNAWAPVDQYVGGIEHAILHLLYSRFFTKVLRDRGLLNFDEPFSRLLTQGMVQAMAYKNPTTGKYIAPADVDFSDPSQPKDPATGDPLVSVYEKMSKSKYNGVDPEGVLAKYGADTSRMFVLFKAPPEKDLEWDDADVEGQFRFLNRVWRLVSNSLEAQAGEAIAPDPKAEKDLRRAIHTAIKEVSEDLAEDYQLNTAISELMKLSNALNDYANKTTPVFAEGIQTLVLLLAPFAPHLTEELWGAIGQSGSVHAATWPALDESALVADEVTIVIQIKGKTRGTIQVPAGTDKDTLEQIALNSDVAQKHIAGQEVKKAIVVPGKLVNFVV, from the coding sequence GTGGACGCTCGCTATAACCCCAACGAAATCGAAGCAAAGTGGCAAGCCGTTTGGGCCGAGCAAAACGCCGATCGCACGCCTGACCTAGCCGATCACTCCCAGGAGCACAAAACGTTTTACGCCCTGTCCATGTTCCCCTACCCTTCAGGGAATTTGCACATGGGCCATGTCCGCAACTATTCGATCACCGATGCGATCGCCCGGGTGCGACGGATGCAGGGCTACCAAGTGCTACACCCGATGGGCTGGGATGCCTTTGGGTTGCCCGCTGAGAACGCGGCGATCGATCGGGGCGTGCATCCCGCCATTTGGACGGAGCAAAACATCGCCCAAATGAAGGGCCAGCTCCAGCGCTTGGGCCTCTCCTACGACTGGGAGCGGGAAGTGGCCACCTGCCGCCCGGACTATTACCGTTGGACGCAGTGGATTTTCCTGCAGTTTTTTGCCGCCGGGTTGGCTTACCAAAAAGAAGCCACGGTGAACTGGGATCCGATCGACCAAACCGTGTTGGCCAACGAACAGGTGGATAGCGAGGGCAAATCCTGGCGATCGGGCGCATTGGTCGAAAAACGGCTGCTGCGTCAGTGGTTCTTCAAAATCACCGACTACGCCGAGCAATTGCTGACGGATTTGGACAAGCTGACCGGCTGGCCCGAACGGGTGAAAACCATGCAGGCCAACTGGATCGGCAAATCTACCGGAGCCTTGCTGGACTTCCCGATCGTCGGGAATGCTGACCTGGCCGACACCAAAATCACCGTCTTCACCACCCGCCCCGATACGGTCTATGGCGTGACCTACGTGGTGTTGGCTCCCGAGCATCCCCTCGTGGCCCAGGTGACGACGGCCGATCGCCGGTCAGCTGTGGAAGCCTTCGTGCAGGAAATTTCCGCCCAAAGCGAGATCGATCGCACCGCCGACGACAAGCCGAAGCGCGGCATCCCCACGGGTGGCATGGCGCTGAATCCCTTTACCGGCGAAGAAATTCCGATTTGGATTGCCGATTACGTGCTCTACGAATACGGCACGGGCGCGGTGATGGGCGTGCCCACCCACGATCAGCGGGACTTCCAATTCGCCAAAAACAACGGCTTGCCCCTGAAGGTAGTGATCGTGCCGGAAGCGGGCGCGTCAGCCGAGGCCGCAGACCTGACGGCGGCTTACACGGAAACGGGCCTGTTGGTGAATTCGGGGCAATTTGACGGCACGCCTTCCCCCGAAGCCAAGGCCAAAATCACCGAATTTGCTGAGACCCAAGGCTGGGGCAAAGCCAAAGTCCAATACCGGCTGCGGGATTGGCTGATTTCCCGCCAGCGCTACTGGGGCGTGCCGATCCCGATCGTCCATTGCCCCAACTGCGGCGCAGTGCCCGTACCCGATGACCAATTGCCGGTGGCATTGCCCAGCAACGTGCAGTTCTCCGGGCGCGGCCCCTCGCCCCTGGCCAAGCTGGACGACTGGGTGAACGTGCCTTGTCCCACCTGTGGCACACCAGCCAAGCGGGAAACGGACACCATGGACACCTTCATCGATTCCTCCTGGTATTTCCTGCGCTATCCCGACGCGCGCAACGAGTCCGCCGCCTTCGACCCGGCCAAGACCAACGCTTGGGCCCCGGTCGATCAATACGTGGGCGGCATTGAGCACGCGATTTTGCACCTGCTCTACTCGCGCTTTTTCACGAAAGTGCTGCGCGATCGCGGCTTGCTGAACTTTGATGAACCCTTCAGCCGCCTGCTGACCCAAGGCATGGTGCAAGCCATGGCCTACAAAAACCCAACCACGGGCAAATACATCGCCCCGGCCGATGTGGACTTCAGCGATCCCAGCCAGCCGAAAGACCCGGCCACGGGCGATCCGCTGGTGTCGGTCTACGAAAAAATGTCCAAGTCCAAATACAACGGCGTTGATCCCGAGGGCGTACTCGCGAAATATGGCGCAGATACTTCGCGGATGTTTGTGCTGTTCAAAGCGCCGCCGGAGAAGGATTTGGAGTGGGATGATGCGGATGTGGAAGGGCAATTCCGCTTCCTGAATCGCGTGTGGCGGTTGGTTAGCAACTCCCTAGAAGCCCAGGCCGGCGAGGCGATCGCCCCCGATCCAAAAGCCGAAAAAGACCTGCGCCGCGCCATCCACACCGCCATCAAGGAAGTGTCGGAAGATTTGGCCGAAGACTATCAATTAAACACGGCGATTTCCGAGTTGATGAAACTCAGTAATGCCCTGAACGATTACGCCAACAAAACCACACCGGTTTTCGCGGAAGGGATTCAAACCCTGGTGTTGTTGTTGGCTCCCTTTGCGCCCCATTTAACCGAAGAATTGTGGGGGGCGATCGGGCAGTCCGGCTCGGTTCATGCAGCGACTTGGCCCGCTTTGGATGAATCCGCGTTGGTGGCCGATGAGGTGACGATCGTGATTCAAATCAAGGGCAAAACGCGCGGCACGATTCAAGTTCCGGCAGGCACCGACAAGGACACCCTAGAACAGATCGCCCTCAACAGCGATGTGGCCCAAAAGCACATTGCCGGTCAGGAGGTAAAAAAGGCGATCGTCGTTCCTGGCAAGCTGGTGAATTTTGTGGTGTAG
- a CDS encoding AIPR family protein — protein sequence MDIKASIIDQQVESLAERLKPELQAQLDLNLQGDRGRLKSLAFIHLCVRSILDLDDLATLDCIVDGGQDFGVDAIYASEEQDGEFTVSLFQGKYKQKLDGTSHFSEEGIKGLINAIRYLFDPSINLNQSLNRRLQAKVEEIRSLIRDGYIPQVRAIACNNGLRWNEQTDRLIQIAGFGDQVEWEHLNPDRLIKLQQSKKPVNDTLQLSGKILVEDIEFNRILVGRVAISEIATLVDRHGERLFERNIRRYLGLQNNRVNDGIRQTIETNASYLYFYNNGLTLICDKFEYNTLQGSDHQVRIQNLQIINGGQTCMTIYKTWVNAQQQLPLDQARSANAYILIRLYQLSSFNTDLVQKITFATNNQNPVDLRDLKANDERQAQLELDIAQLGYRYLRKRSSERPTQQDITSSEAAAAVLAVWRKAPHQAKSSTREHFGKLYNRIFTGSLNGTQIISATLLYRIADHRRRQPANSDPDFVRYASCFIAMQMGKYLLQDLKLQRVDDLNHQHFFKVQELIQNQGSEYFDRSVKNIEDAIHRLYSASALSLQQLSATFRRGDLISQLADF from the coding sequence ATGGATATTAAGGCTTCGATTATTGATCAGCAGGTCGAGAGCCTAGCAGAACGCTTAAAACCCGAGTTGCAGGCACAGCTCGATCTCAATTTGCAGGGCGATCGAGGACGACTGAAATCCTTAGCCTTCATCCATCTATGTGTTCGGTCAATCCTAGATCTTGATGACCTAGCCACGCTTGATTGCATTGTGGATGGAGGGCAAGATTTTGGAGTGGATGCGATCTATGCCTCTGAAGAGCAAGATGGTGAATTCACGGTTTCTCTGTTCCAGGGTAAATATAAACAGAAACTGGATGGAACCAGCCATTTTTCCGAAGAAGGGATCAAGGGCTTAATTAATGCGATTCGGTATTTATTTGATCCGAGTATTAATTTAAATCAGAGCTTGAATCGCCGACTCCAAGCCAAAGTCGAAGAAATTAGAAGCCTGATTCGCGATGGCTATATTCCCCAAGTACGGGCGATCGCCTGTAATAACGGGTTGCGATGGAATGAACAGACCGATCGCCTGATTCAAATTGCGGGATTTGGCGATCAAGTGGAGTGGGAGCACCTCAACCCCGATCGCCTAATTAAATTACAGCAATCCAAGAAGCCCGTTAATGATACGCTCCAGCTTTCGGGAAAAATTCTGGTTGAGGATATTGAATTCAACCGAATCTTAGTGGGGCGAGTTGCCATTAGCGAGATTGCCACTTTGGTTGATCGCCATGGAGAGCGGTTATTTGAGCGTAATATTCGCCGATATTTGGGGCTTCAGAATAATCGAGTTAATGATGGCATTCGCCAAACCATTGAAACTAACGCCAGCTATCTCTATTTCTATAACAATGGTTTAACGCTAATTTGCGATAAATTTGAATACAACACTCTACAAGGCAGCGATCATCAGGTACGGATTCAAAATCTACAAATCATCAATGGTGGTCAAACTTGCATGACCATTTATAAAACATGGGTCAATGCACAACAGCAGCTACCACTCGACCAGGCTCGCTCAGCGAATGCCTATATTTTGATTCGCCTTTATCAATTATCCAGTTTCAACACTGATTTAGTTCAGAAAATCACCTTCGCTACCAATAACCAAAATCCGGTTGATTTGAGAGACCTGAAGGCAAATGATGAGCGTCAAGCGCAATTAGAGCTGGATATTGCGCAACTGGGTTATCGTTATTTAAGAAAACGCAGCTCAGAGCGCCCAACTCAGCAGGATATTACTTCATCGGAAGCAGCCGCAGCCGTTTTAGCTGTTTGGAGAAAAGCCCCTCATCAGGCAAAATCTTCTACTCGTGAGCATTTTGGAAAACTTTATAATCGAATTTTTACTGGCAGCTTAAATGGCACACAGATTATAAGTGCTACTTTGCTGTATAGGATTGCAGATCATCGTCGTCGCCAACCGGCAAATAGTGACCCGGATTTTGTGCGTTATGCTTCTTGTTTTATTGCCATGCAAATGGGGAAGTATCTTTTACAAGATTTGAAATTACAGCGAGTGGATGATTTAAATCATCAGCACTTTTTTAAAGTACAGGAGCTAATTCAAAATCAGGGATCCGAATATTTTGATCGCAGTGTCAAAAATATTGAGGATGCAATTCACCGTCTTTATTCAGCTTCCGCCCTCTCTTTGCAGCAATTGTCTGCAACCTTTCGGAGGGGTGATCTGATTAGTCAGTTAGCCGACTTTTAG